The following coding sequences are from one Paenibacillus sp. JDR-2 window:
- a CDS encoding LacI family DNA-binding transcriptional regulator, protein MDNPTIKEIARRAGVSKSTVSRIISGNGYSSPEARDKVLGLVEELQYKPNAVARAMVSQRTHNIGVLLYRRDLPIASHPFYGKIVDAVLLEAARLNYSIFVTTDHDMSYRSADFMIEKRVDGLILISRLQQNVIDHITSFGIPFVMVNGSTDVDGVIHIVNQDEEGGRMVAEFLTQTGHERIFVVAGPQSHRSHHLRLKGFMTFIRQAGIQEGDAAIRSAATSTFAEGYEIMSREWDQFREGGYSALFATNDMLAMGAMKFLQEQSVRIPDQVSVVGFDDVDFAAMFSPSLTTVKVDTGEMGTQSVRLLDQLIRQEQNVVHPNQLVPRLIVRQSTR, encoded by the coding sequence GTGGATAATCCGACCATCAAAGAAATCGCCCGGCGTGCCGGGGTGTCCAAATCTACCGTTTCGCGAATTATTTCCGGGAATGGATATTCCAGTCCGGAAGCGCGCGATAAGGTTCTTGGGCTAGTCGAGGAATTGCAATATAAACCCAATGCGGTCGCAAGGGCAATGGTTTCACAACGAACGCATAACATCGGGGTGCTCTTGTATAGAAGAGATCTTCCGATTGCCTCGCATCCCTTCTACGGTAAAATCGTCGATGCCGTTTTGTTGGAAGCAGCAAGGTTGAATTATTCGATATTCGTTACAACGGATCACGATATGTCGTATCGTTCGGCCGACTTCATGATCGAGAAGCGGGTGGACGGGCTTATTCTCATCAGCCGGCTCCAGCAGAACGTAATTGATCACATCACGAGCTTCGGCATCCCATTCGTTATGGTGAACGGTTCGACGGACGTGGATGGCGTTATCCATATCGTCAATCAAGATGAAGAAGGCGGCAGGATGGTCGCCGAGTTTTTGACGCAAACCGGGCATGAGCGAATCTTCGTTGTCGCGGGACCGCAAAGTCATCGCAGTCACCATTTACGCCTGAAGGGATTCATGACATTTATCAGGCAGGCCGGTATCCAGGAAGGTGATGCGGCAATCCGATCAGCAGCGACTTCGACTTTTGCGGAAGGATACGAGATCATGAGCCGGGAGTGGGATCAATTTCGGGAGGGCGGGTATTCGGCGCTCTTCGCCACCAATGACATGCTTGCAATGGGCGCGATGAAATTTCTGCAGGAGCAGTCGGTGCGTATTCCCGATCAAGTCTCGGTGGTAGGGTTCGATGACGTTGATTTCGCGGCAATGTTCTCGCCATCCTTGACTACGGTCAAGGTGGATACCGGTGAGATGGGCACTCAGTCTGTCCGGCTCTTGGATCAATTGATCCGGCAGGAACAAAACGTTGTGCATCCCAACCAACTGGTACCCCGTCTGATCGTCAGACAGTCTACCAGATAA
- a CDS encoding ABC transporter permease, whose amino-acid sequence MRWYFKALGTRKIVEFIVLVIFVIFFLGPLLNLAILAFTGKWNYPDVLPTQWSMKWWAFVFKQEDIPQSIGLSFMIAAIVTGLSIVLCIPAAYAFARIRFPFSRFFLFSFLLTHAFPKMGLYVSIAVLFYKLGLMNTLLGVVLIHMINVLMFMTWIPTAAFRNVHQAQEDSARDVGAGPFRVFLKITLPMALPGIIVASIFTFLNSLDEAQGTFLVGIPNYKTMPIVMYSIISDYPAFAGAVFSIILTAPTIILLLAAKRFVSADVMSSGFTLK is encoded by the coding sequence ATGCGCTGGTATTTCAAGGCACTCGGAACAAGAAAAATCGTTGAATTTATCGTGCTTGTCATCTTTGTCATCTTCTTTCTTGGACCGCTGCTGAACTTGGCTATTCTAGCCTTCACCGGAAAATGGAACTATCCTGACGTTTTGCCGACTCAATGGTCCATGAAATGGTGGGCATTTGTCTTCAAACAGGAGGATATCCCCCAGTCGATCGGTTTGTCCTTCATGATCGCCGCTATTGTAACAGGGCTGTCTATTGTATTGTGCATCCCGGCAGCCTATGCGTTCGCCCGCATACGCTTCCCGTTCAGCCGGTTCTTCCTGTTCTCGTTTCTGCTGACCCATGCGTTCCCTAAGATGGGGTTGTATGTCTCGATCGCGGTGCTTTTCTACAAGCTTGGACTAATGAATACGCTGCTTGGCGTTGTCCTGATTCACATGATCAACGTGCTTATGTTTATGACGTGGATTCCGACGGCCGCCTTCCGGAATGTGCATCAAGCACAGGAAGATTCGGCTAGAGACGTGGGAGCGGGGCCGTTTCGCGTATTTCTTAAAATCACCTTGCCGATGGCACTGCCAGGCATCATCGTCGCTTCCATCTTCACTTTCCTTAACTCGCTCGACGAAGCGCAGGGCACGTTCCTGGTCGGTATCCCGAATTACAAAACGATGCCGATCGTCATGTATTCCATTATCAGCGATTATCCCGCTTTTGCGGGCGCGGTGTTTTCCATCATTTTGACGGCACCAACGATTATTCTGCTGCTCGCTGCCAAACGTTTCGTTAGCGCGGATGTCATGTCCAGCGGGTTTACGTTGAAGTAA
- a CDS encoding ABC transporter ATP-binding protein — MQLSVQQLSKRYRTGEGVTSISLNVHKGELVTLLGPSGCGKTTVLRSIGGFLEPDSGDILIEGVSVLKSPPEKRPTSMVFQGYNLWPHMTVFDNLAFGLKIRKVKKADIRKQVTEVLKLVRLPDAENKFPGQLSGGQQQRIALARSLLLKPAVLLLDEPFSALDAKLRHEMREELREIQAETGLTMVFVTHDQEEALSISDRIVVMNHGNIEQIASPQEIYDQPNTLYVAQFIGKMNFLKGVVSEGQVLVGKLRYPNSKSLSGGVWLAIRPEDVMLSSQDQEGLPGIIKQIMVLGHYAEVSIQLPEYGVIRAFQPRDAVKELNSGDQVYVSFKKVITYPEA; from the coding sequence ATCCAGCTATCCGTACAACAGCTTTCGAAACGTTACCGCACCGGCGAAGGTGTTACTTCGATCTCGCTTAATGTGCATAAGGGTGAACTCGTTACGCTGCTTGGTCCTTCCGGCTGCGGCAAAACGACGGTACTGCGCAGCATCGGCGGATTTCTCGAGCCGGACTCCGGCGATATTCTCATCGAAGGGGTGAGCGTGCTCAAATCGCCGCCGGAGAAACGTCCGACCTCCATGGTGTTCCAAGGCTACAATCTATGGCCGCATATGACAGTGTTCGATAACCTGGCATTTGGTCTTAAAATACGCAAGGTGAAGAAAGCCGATATCCGAAAACAAGTTACGGAAGTATTAAAGCTCGTACGTTTGCCGGATGCCGAAAACAAATTTCCCGGCCAGCTTTCGGGCGGCCAGCAACAGCGGATTGCGCTAGCTCGGTCACTGCTCTTGAAACCCGCCGTTCTATTGCTCGATGAGCCGTTCTCTGCGCTTGACGCGAAGCTTCGGCATGAGATGCGTGAAGAGCTGCGGGAGATTCAGGCGGAGACCGGCCTCACGATGGTATTCGTCACGCATGACCAGGAAGAAGCACTGTCGATTTCCGACAGGATCGTCGTTATGAATCACGGCAACATTGAGCAAATCGCATCGCCGCAAGAGATTTACGATCAGCCGAACACGCTTTATGTCGCCCAATTTATCGGCAAAATGAACTTTTTGAAAGGGGTGGTTTCGGAAGGTCAAGTACTGGTAGGGAAGTTGAGGTATCCCAATTCGAAATCGTTGTCCGGCGGGGTATGGCTGGCAATCCGGCCTGAAGATGTCATGCTGTCGAGTCAAGACCAAGAGGGTTTGCCAGGTATTATCAAACAGATTATGGTTCTAGGCCATTATGCCGAAGTATCGATTCAATTACCGGAGTATGGCGTCATCCGGGCGTTCCAGCCGCGGGATGCCGTCAAGGAGCTGAATTCAGGCGATCAGGTTTATGTCAGCTTCAAAAAGGTCATTACGTATCCGGAAGCTTAA
- a CDS encoding extracellular solute-binding protein — MLSKKSTLTLLTVTTVTAALLAGCGNSNKSDTANAGATNAGATNTASADPSAQQVEFSFYFTGSENVKNLWDTIIPMFEKDHPNIKVKEVYIPSGTGAQPTYDRILAAKQAGKGSGGIDLYEDGLSNVTQGQKDDLWETLDPAKIGNLASVDANTMKDVSNLAIPYRSSAVVLAYNSEKVQTPPKTLDELFAWIKANPERFAYNDPSTGGAGSSFVTTTLYDKLSEDAIHNSDPSIEKEWDKGFDTLKELGKYVYGKGIYPKKNQGTLDLLISGEVDMIPAWSDMALEQIGNGQLPATTKIAQITPGFNGGPTYLMVPKLSEKKDAVNEFLNFVLSPEAQSVVVTKMHGFPGIQLSNMPQDIQDSFKGVAEGFRTFNIGDLGNEINKRWQSDVAAQ, encoded by the coding sequence ATGTTAAGCAAAAAATCCACCCTTACTTTACTGACTGTAACAACCGTTACCGCAGCACTTCTCGCGGGTTGCGGAAACTCGAATAAATCGGATACCGCGAACGCTGGCGCAACAAACGCCGGAGCGACGAATACGGCCTCGGCGGATCCGTCGGCTCAGCAAGTCGAATTCAGCTTCTATTTCACGGGCTCCGAGAACGTGAAGAATCTATGGGATACGATTATACCGATGTTCGAAAAGGACCATCCGAACATAAAGGTTAAAGAGGTGTATATTCCATCCGGCACAGGCGCGCAGCCGACGTACGACCGCATTCTCGCGGCGAAGCAGGCGGGCAAAGGTTCCGGCGGTATCGATCTGTACGAGGACGGGCTGAGCAACGTAACCCAAGGACAAAAGGATGATCTGTGGGAAACGCTTGATCCGGCAAAAATCGGCAATCTCGCTTCCGTTGACGCGAATACGATGAAAGACGTATCCAACTTGGCCATTCCATACCGTTCATCCGCCGTGGTGCTTGCTTACAACAGTGAGAAAGTGCAGACGCCTCCGAAGACGCTTGACGAGTTGTTCGCTTGGATTAAAGCGAATCCGGAACGCTTTGCTTACAACGATCCTTCCACAGGCGGCGCAGGCAGCTCGTTTGTGACAACAACGCTGTACGACAAGCTTTCTGAAGATGCGATTCATAACTCCGATCCTAGCATTGAGAAGGAATGGGACAAAGGATTCGATACGCTGAAGGAACTCGGCAAATACGTATACGGTAAAGGCATTTATCCGAAGAAAAACCAAGGCACGCTGGATCTGCTCATCAGCGGCGAAGTAGACATGATCCCGGCATGGTCGGACATGGCTCTTGAGCAAATCGGTAACGGCCAGCTTCCGGCTACGACGAAAATCGCGCAAATTACCCCGGGCTTCAACGGCGGCCCGACCTACTTGATGGTACCGAAGCTTTCCGAGAAGAAGGACGCAGTTAACGAGTTTCTGAACTTCGTGTTGTCGCCGGAAGCGCAATCGGTGGTTGTAACCAAAATGCACGGTTTCCCGGGCATCCAGCTGTCGAACATGCCGCAGGACATTCAGGATTCCTTCAAAGGCGTGGCTGAAGGCTTCCGGACCTTCAACATCGGCGACTTGGGCAATGAAATCAACAAACGCTGGCAAAGCGACGTAGCGGCGCAATGA
- a CDS encoding ABC transporter permease, which produces MKKQVKMGILGLLLVIPSFLLLFLTVVIPIAVSFKESLTNKEGGMDLSNYKFLFTDKLMRSNIIFSLEVTIISVVIVLIVSYALAAYMRFNKGKLVGWIRNMYMIPMFIPSVIATYGLIQLLGNHGWVARWVLLFGGSGIPRIIFDMKGIIIANLWFNIPFTTMLLGSALAGIPDSVMESAKDVGAGRLRIFTRFIVPLTYKTLLVAVTFVFMGVIGSFTAPFLLGPNAPQMLGVSMEQIFGVFQEKEQASALAFFTFLLCSFMGYFYIRSMIKEEGARS; this is translated from the coding sequence ATGAAGAAACAAGTGAAAATGGGGATACTGGGACTGCTTCTGGTCATCCCCTCTTTTCTGCTGCTGTTCCTCACGGTCGTTATTCCAATCGCGGTCTCGTTCAAAGAGAGCCTTACCAACAAAGAGGGCGGCATGGACCTGTCGAATTACAAGTTCTTGTTCACTGACAAGCTGATGCGCTCCAACATCATATTTTCGCTGGAAGTAACGATTATATCGGTCGTAATCGTACTTATCGTCAGTTATGCGCTGGCAGCTTACATGCGTTTCAATAAAGGCAAATTAGTCGGGTGGATTCGGAATATGTACATGATCCCGATGTTTATTCCTTCCGTCATTGCGACGTACGGCTTGATTCAGCTGTTAGGTAACCATGGCTGGGTAGCAAGGTGGGTGCTGCTGTTTGGCGGCAGCGGAATTCCGCGCATTATTTTCGATATGAAAGGCATTATTATCGCTAATTTGTGGTTCAACATTCCGTTCACGACGATGCTGCTTGGCTCTGCCTTGGCGGGGATTCCGGACTCGGTGATGGAAAGCGCGAAGGACGTAGGGGCGGGGAGACTCCGAATCTTTACCCGGTTTATCGTGCCGCTTACCTACAAAACGCTGCTTGTTGCGGTAACCTTCGTATTTATGGGCGTTATCGGTTCGTTCACCGCGCCGTTCCTTCTTGGCCCTAATGCACCGCAAATGCTTGGGGTGTCGATGGAGCAAATATTCGGCGTGTTTCAGGAAAAGGAGCAGGCTTCCGCGCTCGCGTTCTTCACTTTCCTGCTTTGTTCGTTCATGGGCTACTTCTACATTCGCAGCATGATTAAGGAAGAGGGGGCACGCTCATAA
- a CDS encoding CehA/McbA family metallohydrolase codes for MRWMACELHSHTDHSDGRQSLLELAQGAKALGFDCVALTDHNTMTGLKDREYVERETGLTIISGMEWTTFYGHMVTIGLTEFVDWRPAGPGDIHGGIEQVHAFGGIAGMAHPYRIGNPMCTGCFWEFEIRDWNQLDYIEVWSGTFPSIKTDNNRAFRLWTERLNDGFRIAATSGRDWHVQEQTDAPISVTYLQLEENEGSVTEQAVYALAAGRASVTMGPLVTLELHAGKMVYTIGDCMPAHDRSHNHEAVVEIDFHVRAGLWEFPEARYSITLMSNLGVIGERHASPEQEQYRFEIPGHGLRWVRAELKGTVQGVRTMIAFTNAIYAESE; via the coding sequence ATGCGCTGGATGGCATGCGAGCTGCACAGTCATACGGATCACAGCGACGGCAGGCAATCTCTGCTGGAGCTTGCGCAAGGAGCCAAGGCGCTTGGCTTCGATTGCGTGGCGCTGACCGACCACAATACGATGACGGGTTTGAAGGATAGGGAGTATGTTGAGCGGGAGACTGGCCTGACTATTATTTCAGGCATGGAATGGACGACGTTCTACGGGCATATGGTGACGATCGGATTAACGGAATTCGTCGACTGGCGTCCCGCAGGCCCGGGCGATATTCACGGGGGGATCGAACAGGTCCATGCGTTTGGAGGGATTGCCGGCATGGCGCATCCTTATCGAATCGGTAATCCGATGTGCACGGGGTGCTTCTGGGAGTTTGAGATTCGGGATTGGAACCAGTTGGATTATATTGAGGTATGGTCGGGTACGTTCCCTTCGATTAAGACGGACAATAACCGGGCGTTTCGTCTATGGACCGAACGGTTGAACGATGGCTTCCGGATTGCAGCAACATCGGGAAGGGATTGGCATGTGCAGGAGCAGACGGATGCCCCTATATCGGTTACGTATTTGCAACTCGAAGAAAATGAAGGCAGCGTAACGGAACAAGCCGTTTATGCGCTTGCCGCAGGAAGAGCTTCGGTTACCATGGGGCCGTTAGTGACGCTGGAGCTTCATGCCGGGAAGATGGTTTACACGATCGGCGATTGCATGCCCGCGCATGATCGAAGCCATAATCACGAGGCTGTTGTGGAGATTGATTTTCACGTAAGAGCAGGATTATGGGAATTTCCCGAAGCCCGGTATTCGATAACGCTAATGAGCAACCTCGGCGTTATTGGAGAGCGGCATGCAAGCCCGGAGCAGGAGCAATATCGTTTCGAGATTCCCGGTCACGGATTGCGGTGGGTTCGTGCAGAGCTTAAAGGAACGGTACAAGGTGTGCGTACGATGATTGCTTTTACAAATGCGATTTACGCGGAATCCGAATAG
- a CDS encoding glycerophosphodiester phosphodiesterase — translation MTRSFPLITAHAGSMNTEAHTLRSVQIGLELGADVVEEDIRVTRDGIPVLAHDDEWLTVERFNANIAEMTYAELTKLHSELERGKVPALLKLEDILPLVQASGKIVNLDLKVDAAIEPAAALVRKFGLSQQAFFSGCEWERALLAERLQPEMSKLLNTNVELFKTLPYREAMIQTCADALEASCIGVNIYHGILRQEFVEYAAELGIPVYAWTVEDEALMRQYAEWGVHSITTRNVASIMHVKQVFQHQQPSV, via the coding sequence ATGACGCGAAGTTTTCCGCTGATTACGGCTCACGCAGGCAGCATGAACACCGAAGCGCATACGCTGCGTTCGGTCCAGATCGGACTTGAACTCGGCGCCGACGTGGTGGAAGAGGATATTCGGGTGACCAGGGACGGAATTCCCGTGCTGGCACATGACGATGAATGGCTTACCGTTGAACGGTTTAATGCGAATATAGCTGAAATGACTTACGCCGAGCTGACTAAATTGCATTCTGAATTGGAGAGAGGTAAAGTGCCGGCCCTTCTTAAGCTGGAAGATATTTTGCCTCTCGTACAAGCTTCCGGCAAAATCGTGAATTTGGACTTGAAAGTAGATGCGGCGATTGAGCCGGCAGCGGCGCTGGTCCGCAAATTCGGCTTGTCGCAGCAAGCCTTCTTCTCCGGCTGCGAGTGGGAGCGGGCGCTACTTGCGGAGCGGCTGCAGCCGGAAATGAGCAAGCTGCTTAACACCAACGTCGAATTGTTTAAGACTTTGCCTTACCGGGAAGCAATGATTCAAACCTGTGCGGATGCCCTTGAAGCTTCCTGCATTGGAGTAAATATTTATCACGGAATCTTGCGGCAAGAGTTTGTGGAATATGCCGCAGAGCTTGGAATTCCCGTATACGCATGGACCGTCGAGGATGAAGCGCTAATGCGCCAATACGCGGAATGGGGCGTTCATTCCATCACGACACGCAATGTTGCTTCGATCATGCACGTGAAGCAGGTATTCCAGCATCAACAGCCTTCCGTCTAA
- the ilvB gene encoding biosynthetic-type acetolactate synthase large subunit, producing the protein MGEKIIDKAYGQRLNPEWLKRLFRNDRVTGSEVLLRSLLIEEVDCIFGYPGGSILNIYDAILDIPEFKSILVRHEQGGIHAADGYARATGKVGVCIATSGPGATNLVTGIATANMDSVPLVVITGNVSSSLLGTDAFQEADIVGITMPITKHSYLVRDIEELPRVIHEAFYIASTGRKGPVLIDIPKDVTSQVTTFQYSLDTPRIRGYKPEIQPDSNQIDKLLKAIEQAERPVILAGAGVIYSDASKELLAFVEKTRIPVTTTLLGLGGFPSGHELWMGMPGMHGTYTANTALQNCDLLISIGARFDDRVTMKTSGFAPRAKTIAHIDIDPAEIGKIMSTAIPCIGDVKAILQQANLTAAPAKSELWLERIKDNKHNNPLRYTDSEVTLKPQFVIEMISKTTGGEAIITTDVGQHQMWAAQFYKYKHPRSIITSGGLGTMGFGLPSAIGAQIGNPNRLVVSINGDGGIQMCAQELAVCALYNLPVKVVILNNQVLGMIRQWQELIYDNRFSSMNLSGSPDFVKLAEAYGVKGFRATNKEEALQVWNKALEIDGPVVIDFTISQEENVYPMVTPGSTIDEMIMGDEA; encoded by the coding sequence ATGGGCGAAAAAATAATAGATAAAGCTTACGGTCAACGCTTAAATCCTGAATGGCTTAAAAGGCTTTTTAGGAATGATAGGGTAACAGGTTCGGAAGTGTTACTCAGAAGTTTACTGATCGAAGAGGTAGATTGTATTTTTGGCTATCCTGGTGGCAGCATTCTAAATATATATGATGCGATTCTGGATATTCCGGAGTTTAAATCTATTTTAGTGCGTCATGAGCAAGGCGGCATCCATGCCGCAGACGGTTATGCTCGCGCAACGGGTAAAGTTGGCGTCTGTATTGCAACATCGGGACCCGGCGCGACAAATCTGGTTACAGGAATCGCAACGGCTAATATGGATTCGGTTCCTTTAGTTGTGATTACAGGAAATGTCTCTTCGTCCTTACTCGGTACGGATGCGTTTCAGGAAGCGGACATTGTCGGAATTACAATGCCGATTACGAAGCACAGCTATTTAGTTCGGGATATCGAGGAATTACCGCGAGTCATTCATGAGGCCTTTTATATCGCATCGACGGGGCGAAAGGGTCCGGTATTAATCGATATTCCTAAGGATGTAACAAGCCAAGTGACGACATTTCAATATTCGTTAGATACTCCTCGAATTCGAGGATATAAACCCGAGATACAGCCTGATTCCAATCAGATTGACAAGCTGCTCAAAGCGATTGAACAAGCGGAACGGCCTGTCATACTGGCGGGTGCAGGAGTTATTTACTCGGATGCATCGAAAGAATTGCTTGCTTTTGTTGAAAAAACGCGGATACCGGTTACAACGACCTTGCTCGGGTTAGGCGGCTTTCCAAGCGGACATGAACTATGGATGGGCATGCCGGGCATGCATGGAACCTATACGGCCAATACAGCCTTGCAAAATTGCGATCTTCTCATCAGTATCGGAGCACGCTTCGATGACCGGGTTACGATGAAAACGAGCGGATTTGCTCCCAGAGCAAAAACAATCGCGCATATCGATATCGATCCGGCAGAGATCGGCAAAATCATGTCGACGGCGATTCCATGCATTGGCGACGTAAAAGCTATTCTTCAACAAGCAAACTTAACTGCCGCACCCGCCAAATCAGAATTATGGCTCGAACGGATTAAAGATAATAAGCACAACAATCCGCTTCGTTACACCGATTCGGAGGTAACTTTAAAACCGCAATTCGTTATCGAAATGATTAGCAAAACAACCGGCGGCGAAGCGATCATTACTACGGATGTCGGTCAACACCAGATGTGGGCCGCTCAGTTCTACAAATATAAACATCCGCGTTCGATCATCACGTCAGGCGGACTTGGTACGATGGGCTTTGGCCTGCCTTCGGCAATAGGTGCGCAGATCGGTAATCCGAACCGGCTCGTGGTGTCCATTAACGGAGATGGCGGCATTCAAATGTGTGCGCAGGAGCTTGCGGTTTGCGCATTATATAATCTTCCGGTGAAAGTTGTTATTTTGAATAATCAGGTTCTCGGCATGATCCGGCAATGGCAAGAACTCATTTATGATAACCGTTTTAGCAGCATGAATTTATCCGGCAGCCCGGATTTTGTAAAGCTGGCTGAAGCCTACGGTGTTAAAGGATTTAGAGCAACGAATAAAGAGGAAGCTCTTCAAGTATGGAACAAGGCGCTGGAAATTGACGGTCCCGTAGTTATAGATTTTACGATCAGTCAGGAAGAGAATGTCTATCCGATGGTTACCCCGGGTTCGACTATAGATGAGATGATAATGGGGGATGAAGCATGA
- the ilvN gene encoding acetolactate synthase small subunit — protein MKRCTFAVLVNNHPGVLQRVTGLFTRRGFNIDSITVGQSETPELSRMIIATYGDDNTLEQVKKQLNKLIDVVQIVELSAFPMVDRELALIKVSNVNKADPAILSIVKPFRASIVDIGSENVVIQVVGDQEKINSFIALLKPYGILELTRTGMTAMIRS, from the coding sequence ATGAAACGATGCACGTTTGCGGTACTGGTAAACAATCACCCGGGTGTTTTGCAGAGAGTCACGGGCTTATTTACTCGTCGCGGTTTCAATATTGACAGCATTACGGTTGGCCAGTCGGAGACGCCGGAGCTGTCACGGATGATTATTGCGACTTACGGTGATGACAATACGCTGGAACAAGTCAAAAAGCAGTTAAATAAATTAATCGATGTCGTACAAATCGTTGAATTAAGCGCCTTTCCGATGGTTGACCGCGAACTAGCTCTCATCAAGGTAAGTAACGTTAATAAAGCAGATCCGGCCATATTAAGCATCGTTAAGCCATTTCGGGCTTCCATCGTCGACATAGGCTCGGAAAATGTAGTGATCCAAGTGGTAGGAGACCAAGAGAAAATAAATTCCTTTATTGCGTTGTTGAAGCCATACGGTATTTTAGAGTTAACCCGCACGGGCATGACGGCTATGATCCGTAGTTAA
- a CDS encoding spore germination protein, whose protein sequence is MEVKRFKKWIRVEPKHPFTAELSPEDVERDELSSTLEQNEAVFQDIFKNCSDIVFRKIHCAGQESLVIYLASLADEQLIDDHILKAMFESDIKQETDRKPSGTEILGKSIISAWMTKLSTQVKEIVRQILDGYAAVLTDTDSKAILVKANGVKHRSLEEPSSEQVIRGPRDGFIENIATNIGLIRGRLKTARLKMEPVIIGDLTQTQVVMTYIDGIAEDSLIEEVRKRVSRIQIDGILDSGYIEEFIEDLPYSPFPQVHSTERPDVVVAELLEGKAAILVDNTPFVLIVPMTFWTGLQASEDYYIRWPIATFVRWIRFLFIFIAIFAPSLYVAVTTFHQEMIPTNLVFSIASSREAVPFPAMFEALSMEIVFEALREAGVRLPKQIGQAISIVGALVIGQAAVEAGIISAPVVIIVSITGIATFAIPRFNFASGIRLLRFPILFLAGTLGLYGIVLGFLCIVLHVASLRSFGVPYLSPLGPITMSNLKDILIRAPIWARRMRPQATGMSEPVREPAGQKPSPYRNKRK, encoded by the coding sequence ATTGAAGTGAAACGGTTCAAGAAATGGATACGCGTAGAACCAAAGCATCCATTCACAGCTGAACTGTCTCCGGAGGATGTCGAGCGCGATGAACTTTCCTCAACTCTGGAGCAAAATGAGGCCGTGTTCCAAGACATATTCAAGAACTGCTCCGACATAGTCTTCCGCAAAATTCATTGTGCCGGTCAGGAGTCTCTTGTTATTTATCTTGCCAGTCTTGCAGACGAACAATTGATTGACGATCATATCCTGAAAGCAATGTTCGAGAGCGATATCAAGCAAGAAACCGATCGTAAACCTTCCGGAACGGAGATTCTAGGGAAATCCATTATCTCCGCATGGATGACAAAGCTATCGACACAAGTTAAGGAGATTGTTCGTCAAATATTGGATGGTTACGCTGCCGTCTTAACAGATACGGATAGCAAGGCTATATTGGTCAAAGCAAACGGCGTTAAGCACCGTAGTCTTGAAGAGCCTTCCTCCGAGCAGGTTATTCGCGGGCCTAGGGACGGATTTATTGAAAATATAGCAACGAACATTGGTTTAATACGCGGCAGACTCAAAACAGCAAGGCTGAAGATGGAGCCTGTCATCATTGGTGATTTAACGCAGACGCAAGTTGTCATGACTTATATAGATGGAATTGCCGAGGATTCTCTAATTGAAGAAGTCCGCAAAAGAGTAAGTCGAATTCAAATAGACGGCATTCTCGATTCCGGTTATATCGAAGAATTTATTGAAGATTTACCTTACTCGCCATTTCCGCAAGTACATAGTACGGAGCGCCCGGATGTCGTTGTTGCCGAGCTCTTGGAAGGAAAAGCAGCCATTCTTGTTGATAACACCCCGTTTGTCTTAATTGTTCCTATGACGTTCTGGACAGGACTCCAAGCAAGCGAGGACTATTACATCCGGTGGCCGATTGCCACCTTTGTCCGTTGGATTCGTTTCTTGTTCATCTTTATCGCCATCTTCGCACCTTCCTTATATGTGGCGGTAACGACTTTTCATCAGGAAATGATTCCGACAAATTTGGTGTTCAGTATTGCATCCTCCAGGGAAGCAGTGCCTTTCCCCGCCATGTTTGAAGCACTTTCGATGGAAATCGTCTTTGAAGCGCTTCGGGAAGCGGGGGTTCGTTTGCCGAAGCAAATCGGACAAGCGATCAGTATCGTAGGGGCATTAGTTATCGGGCAGGCTGCAGTGGAAGCGGGGATTATATCCGCTCCGGTCGTCATTATCGTATCCATAACGGGCATCGCCACCTTTGCCATTCCGCGCTTTAATTTCGCGAGCGGTATTCGGCTGCTGCGCTTTCCGATTCTATTTTTAGCGGGTACGCTAGGTCTCTACGGCATTGTGCTCGGATTTTTATGCATCGTCTTGCATGTTGCTTCATTACGCTCGTTTGGCGTTCCGTATTTGTCACCGCTAGGACCGATTACCATGTCCAATCTGAAGGACATTCTCATTCGAGCGCCGATCTGGGCGAGGAGAATGAGGCCTCAAGCCACCGGAATGAGTGAACCGGTTCGCGAACCGGCCGGACAAAAACCAAGCCCCTACCGCAATAAGCGCAAGTAG